AGCTTATTTTACTCAATTAGTGGACTTTGGTCATGAATGTCACTGCGAACACTAACTTCAGAATTCAATCATATTTTTGTCTTTCTTGTTGAAcggtttttgaaatttcaaaatcaaatgttcaGAAAAGTAGTATTGTATCATTTTAGGCATATCAGTAGGGATAATAGTTGGCACAGTGGTTGGAATTTTGGTTTTGGTAGTCAgtcttattattattatcatgttGAAATGCCGAACAAATAGTAGTGACAGGCATCAACTTCAACAGAAGAAGAGGGGAGATTGTAGCAGTAACTACTATGAAGACATTGATGACTACGCTGAAATACCTGATTCAAAGCTACATCCGAATTATCCTTACAGCTATGCCGATTCCAATGATGTTAAACCGCCAATCAAAGAGAGAATACCGACGACAAAGAGAAAAACCAATCAGTACTTGTCTCTTACTGAAGCACAGAGATTAAGTAAACTCTCAGCTACAAGTGGGGAACTAAAGAGTCATGGAGGTAGTACAGACTATTTGAATCCGTACACAGGATTACTCAAAGATGCCAAATGTGCTAGCTACCAAgatatcaacaaagaaaaacaagaacGGAAATCAAGCAGTGAGAGCATTCAATCTCAATCTGGATATGTGAAAATTGCATCAGGAACAACAGAGACAAAGGATGACAATAAAAgacaatgtaatgactacacggATGCACCACCTTCTACCAGATACAGCAATGGTAGTGATCTTGACAGACTTACCACGGAATCAAGAATCGAAAAGGGAATCAGTATCCAGTCTGGTTTATACTTGAAAATGAATTCGACTCTAAAAAGGGAAGCTCAAACTGAAGCAGACAAGCGTACATTGAACATAGATGTCAAAGGCAGTCAGACGAATGGTTTTCTTCCAAAGATTACAGTAATCAGTCAAAGTGGTTCTACGGAGACTTTAAACATCAAAAACCAATGACAGAACTCAATTGCAATGAAATTGATTACAATTAATTTTCAGCTAATCAATGAGTTTTGCGaccgtttttttgtaattttttgtaaaataaatgtatcataataatgtaaaaaaaaaataaagaactctTGACTATTagaaattgtaaataaaactgaAGTCTTGAATTTCTCACATAAagtctttatttttatttctattaactGGAATAATAAGAgagttaaaatataatacaaaggTACAACACAGATATAAAAAGGAAGTCACACGATTGTTATATGTTCTGCGGAGAATCATAGTTGCCTGCTGTTGGTTACTGTTTAATCTTTtcgttttgctatttgataacgGATTTTTCGTATTAATTttctatgatatttttgtatacaGATACAACCTATCAAAATCCTTAAGTTTCTTACTTGATCTGAATTTACACATGACCTTAAATCTTGCTATTAAATGGTCCTGcttattcaaaaaaatattaaaggagagaaaccacaaaaaaaaagttaaataaaaactcCAAACATGTCTAAATATGATTATCacaataaaaaatgtttgttcgtgttgttcaatctttagttttgggtaaaacatttgtttttattctgatTTCGTTTATTCATGTTGATGTTGTTTATCCCAGGGACTTGAATAGTTgtgtacaatagttatcaaaggtaccaggattataattttatacactagacacgcgtttcgtctacataaatcatctcagtgacgctcggatctaaaaagttataaagccaaataagtacaaagttgaagagcattgaaagaCCAACAATTTCAataatgttgtgccaaatacggctaaggtaatctattcctgggataagaaaattcttagtttttgtGACAATCAAATATATGTCTTGatagttatcataggtaccaaGACTATGATTTAATTCACCATTgtacatatgactcatcagtgactctgaGATCAAATTAgttaaagcaaaacaaatacaaagttgaaaagtattgaggacccaaaatattCCTAGTAGACGAACATCGACAAGAATAGAGGCAAATTAAACTAGTTGTTCGAGCAGTTCACCTCCCTTGTATTGAAACTGACAAGGACAAATCAAAGCAAATACTAATAATAGCTACAAGCATTTTATACCACCGAACTTTTTTTCTGCAGCTTTGTGTTCCAGCTCCAAATTGGTCTGTAATTCATTGTTTGCGGTTCGTTTCGGCCTGTTCTCGTTTATATCAATCTATTATTGCGTTAGTATGAAGCagtcctttttttttaccctttaaaGTTAAATGACATAGGTGTTCCTCATTGTCGATAGCTTAACATGTACGACGACTTGTTATTTTGAACCGTCTTGACTGTATGCCTTTGATTGATAGTGGCCGGACTGTCTATTCTATCAGATCCTTAtaaattttcttcttttaatgGTTTCTTTGTAGGCACGTAAGTATGTTTTATACCACCTGTTAAGGTGGTGCCAAACACTTGAACAACACAAATTTGGGTCTTTTAActttcctaaaattttgacaaaatatttaattgaccgtttcacaaaaactaaaaaaaaaatcataaattgaaCCATGCCcttaatataaaaagaattggATGTATAGAAATTCGATATACACTAATTTTCCTCATTCAGGATCTTGATGTTTCCTAGAATGTGATTAAACGTTCAGCTGAAGTTTACTGAGTTATCACCCTGTATTTGTTCTGTACTAACTAAGCTATTGCCTTGAAGGCGAAACACAGCAAAACTTACTTCATAGAAACATACTTATGTGAATAAAAAGAAATGGGGTATTCGATCAAATTGAACAACATAAGTTACAAAAAGACATCTACAATTTACAAATTCATTTAAACAGGTACACGTTTTCGAtgaaagtttgttgaaaaatctGTTTTATCAGTTTCACTTTTGGCTTTTATCTTTCCCAATCGCATGACAAAGAACAACTTTTCCAGTTAGTTAAAGTAAAACGTGTCGCACAATATTTCGTAGTTCTTTAACTCAACGGCTCAATAGAGTTGACGTAAGACAGACATTCACAACATTTTCCCTCAATTATTACGGTACCAAGGAATCAGCATTAAACCCCCTTAAAAGATGACATTCATTCGTtatatcaaccaatcaatcatagATATACGATAAAAGGCGGACAACCTGGTATGCATGGCATACTAAAAGGACAGTTTTGTCGTATCTTATCGTAAAACGTATTGAAGCTACTAGTATGCCCTTAGAATGTTTGAATGCAAATCAAGTTGTGATATATGTACCCTACTCATTGTTATGATTTAGGATGAAACACCGTGAATTTTCCTTGGAGAGAATAGTAATAGAAGGATTATGCTAGGCTTGAATGATCGATAATTTGACAGGAAAGTGTCCAtctaaaaaagagaaaaaacaatcaACGCAACTGTCCGATTCTAAATTATGTGGAtaagaaacaataaaatatccAGATCTGTTTTCATTGGTACAACTACATGTAGAAGGACCATACAACAGAAATTTATTTTACGATTCCCCACATATCGACACTGTATTGATACAATACATATACATAGACAAAGACAAATTAACATTAGtataaacaatatttaattaaTGGACTTTAACTTCATACTGTGGATACAtatattttcgtgggtatcaattttcgtggatggctgaaaacttgcatattcgtggatattcgATTTCGTGAGTTTGCCAATCTCTGTTTACAAATTctgtttaaaatatgttattcgttgaacatttcatttcgtggttcacctgtaaccacgaaaaccacgaacattggtatccaacgaataataatgaatccacagtaaattaCAAAATTTCCCATCGATTCAGGAAATACAGAAGTGTACATATTTATTGTAGTCGTGTTGTCTGTCCCCACATCAAATatttaatatgtttgttttaattgtcGCCATACAACTTTCATGATGTGAAAATTCGACCACGACATATTTTTCAAGTACCTTAAAGTTtctttttccgacgtagtcggtatattTCGGTTAATTTGTGcactttgaacttaaggacgcttaactatggcaacataATACGCATGCTCGAACATCCTTTCTaatgattggacaaaatgctgtcatggtggtcgatttggttgtgtttaaaaaaacgtctcgttaattatatcgtgatggaaagcaagtgaaaaactataaatatttgaactagatcttacaaagatttatatttttattaaaataattgtttttccaatagctctttgcgtccgtgacagctgtttattcgggacaattatatgatttttaatgttaactttgttgtacgaacgtacatgaaatttagaacgcacctacgcatgtgagatttccgcggggttttggtgaatgtaaacagaaagatacgaggaccgagaatactgaacacaaacagagattaaatggtatctttgtgcttctgaaggttatcgaaatgattgttttaaacatatactcaaattttcATACGTCGGATATATtatttaaagatagttcttgtttgtaattgtttgaaataagattcagtttttttttatacttgtgataatgaaaatgtaaatcacattttttataaatatttatataaaatttttgaGGATTTCGTTTTAATGGTCCGTTAGGGTAATGACCTTATCAATTGGAGTTCTATTCTTATTTTCCTGCTACCAACATAAATGATTTTAAgacatttaaaatatctttgaATAATAGGATACACGATTTTAATTAACCctctaaaatgaaataataaaaaaaactaaaaaaaatcttaaatgaatactaatattgttattttttaatgtttatggAACAGACACACTACACTCATCGTCATTTTAAAAGACACATATATAAGTCACTGTTTTATTTTGCTCTTTCAAAGTCAATATCAAACATAACCTCTGAATATTCTAACCAATTATTTGGCCTTCCTTCAAAGTACAAAGTGATGTTGTCAATTTACATTCAGACATTCAAATTCAATTCATTACAAATGAGACATATAACATTAATAACAATGTGTACTTGAGAAAACGGaaacaattgaattaaattgtCCAATATTCAATTGATACACTTAAACAAaggaaattaaaacaaacaacacaattcTCTATTGTGCTAAATTTATATCAAACATGGAATTTtccaaaaattaaatatttacaaaaaatccGTGAGAAACAAAATGGCGATTTATCTTTCCGTAATGCCATCGTATAACGAATATCTCTTATTTTGCTTTCTAATTTGGATCCCGTTCTGTGGAAGCCTCGATGGAACAAATGTCTGTAAAAGAACCATAAAGTAAGTGGTAGCATATTATTGTACGTTTCCTTGGTCgccaaatttatataaaaaaagaacggGACGGTAAGGTTTGATTGCCAATTACACTCTTCATCTGAGAGACGAATTTCGCAAATATTTAGTATCATGAAATATGAATAGTTAATTGTCAAATGGATCAATTTTAAAAATGGTCCGTGTTGTCAATATATTTCTGTCAATGTGCAGTCAGTTGGAGAAAAATATAGGCAACACCGAAAACAAGTGGAGTGTGTCCAAAATTTAGGTCACGTACCTACAAACCATTGTTTATCGGGCTCCTAAATGGCACAATGTGATTTCGTATTTTGAACCACGGATTgcatttgtattaaaatatgcAAATGTCGGTACTAAAAATCTATACTTCTAATCTTTTGTTGACTACAGTATTTAAGCTGTTTCTTGTGCTTCgttaaaatcttatttttacatattgtatattTGTCACAAATTGGATTGCAAACatgcttatttatatttattttcgtttaatattttgtacatgaatcaggccgttagttttatcgtttaacttgttttacatttgtcatttcgaggccttttataaaTGACATACGGCTTGAGTTTTACTCATTGCTGAAGACTGTAAGGTGGTCACCTAAAATTGGCAATatctctgtcatttggtctcttttggaatCTTGTATCATTATCAATCCTTTCAAATCTtgctttttgttatatatatatcaacccactatataatcaaagtgcttgagCCAAGCTAAGAATTGTGATTATGAATTTGTCGTTAGTGGtgtcttttatattttgtttatcatttttgcataattCAGGCCTTTTAtattctagtttgaattgttttccattttttaatgtATAGATCGTATTTATATTGCTATACGTTATGTGTTTCCCTAATTGTTGATGGCCGACGATGACATACATTAAGCAGCTGTGCTGCTTGCATAAATCTGTtttggtctctggtagatagTGTTTTCATTGGCAAATATACCATATAAATATTTGGCTACAATTCTTCATGCGTGAATGAAAGAAATCGATAGAccattgagttaaaaaaaaaattcattcgtCAAATAAATTCATAGTTTAGGCACGTGAACACCGGATATTGACCTCTTAGAATACGTATAGATAAGATGAAATATGAAGTACACATATCCACTAAAGATTCAACTAACGGtttcattaaatatataaataaatgtccatttaatttactccaaaaaaaagaaagtattaCCGAAACATTTGATAGAAAAATTATTCCCGTTTATAAAATGTAATCATGGTAACGTAAGGAAAAGACGTTTAATTTTGTGTTGTGTTTGGGTTACGGTTTTATttccaaaatgttttttttaattattgactTGAAAAGTAAGAATTACACATTTGAAAGAAGATTATCATCTGTTTGCACTTTTCCAACTATGAAATCATATTGTATAGAataatgaatatacatgtaacagtagtatattatatattataatattgtatattatttaatttgtaaCCTTTATTCTATAACTTAGTGCAACAGACGCAAAGAATAAAGTTGTACAAATCTATGATTTTTTCTGTTGTGCTGGATATAAAGCTGCCAATAATAGATGTGTAGGTAAGCATATGTTTAAATGTTCCTTTGGTGTCTTTTTATCACACAAACTCTTTTTATTCCATATTTGATGATGTACAAATTTACTTCGTTTACTGTACGAGGTTCCCTTATTACAGCCTGTGATTGCCATTTTGTACACTGAGGATTGTTTTAAATGCCTTCAAAAAGAAATCAcccaattaatcaatcaatgaataagtaaaacaaatcaatcagtcaatcaatcaatcaaccaaaatagagaaaaaaatagaCAGGTTGATACAGGGGCAGAGAATGAAAAAGATACAAAGAGAAGGGGAGAAAGACAGAAAGAGAGAAGGCGAGAAAGACGGAAAGAGAGAATGAGAGATACATTTTGTTAAAGAAATAACTAATCCAATTTTTCAATGACCAAAgcataaacaaaatgaaaatgcatgagaaatttcaatgaaaaataaatatttatctatGATGTAGTAGGAtaagattttgtttttctttcttaaaactAAGACTTTTTAAACAGATTTTAAAAGTAGATTTATTCAAAAAGCGTAGATGAATGTCTAATATTTTCCTAATTTTTATATTGGATATCTTTTCAGAATGTAAAGACTGTATCAAAAAATGTCCATCAGGATTCTGTGGAGAAGGATGTGTAAATACATGTGAATGTGCAACTAATGCATATTGTCATCCTATCAAATGTTGTGTTTGCAACATAGGTTTCAATGGGAAATTATGTGATACACGTTAGTTGTTTTAAGTTTGTTgacttattttattttctatatacacGATTAACCAATTCAGCATTACCGATCCAGGACACAGAAGGTTGAACCCTCGAAACAAGCTTCATAAGTCTGCATAAGAATTATGGTCACGTTAAGGTGGCGCTGGATCAAAACAGTTTAAAGACCAAATCAAATCCGAAGCTGAAAAGCATAAAAAACGtaaacttttaaaaacatttgcTAAATCTAACAGCTTTATAAGATTTCTGTGCATATTCTTTTAGCTAAACTTACATTCACTGGGAATATTGTAATCTCTGAACTAAGAAATatgataaattaattaattttaatgtcTGAAAATGAGCAAATGGTGATGAAAAACCAACAAAATTATTTCTCAAATAACACATGAATAATATATTAAGATAGcgataaagaaaaacaatattcatgaaAAGTGTTGCATACGTGTACGTATAGTTATGacaacaacccaacgacacaaGAGACCAGCCACATCTATTTTACTAGTCATTATATGTTAAACATCATAAATTTTCTTAACACTTCTGACaaatgtaattattgtatttacaGCTTGCGCTGAAGGGTATTACGGTGAGGGTTGTATGCACACTTGTTTGTGCTCGAATCATTCAACTTGTGACCGGTTTACAGGAACATGTTTATGTGATGACGGATGGACAGGAAATACATGTGCAGAaggtaatttataaaaatctgTTGGTTATTTCCATAATATTTCCTATTACCAAGCATTGTCATGATAATTGAAACCTATAGAAAACAGATATTCAAAGAAAGCAAATATGTCCATTTAAACGTCTGAAAGCAGTGAATGAAAATTTTCTGTCGGAAAATGAACATTGAAATTGGATAATTATGATATTTGTTCATGTATTTCTTTCTTCATGATTTAGTTCGATGTTCATTCTTCTCCATTAAAAGAAACACCAAATTCTACATTTGTGTATGCCGGGAAAACCTTTTAGAAAGCACTTATGATATGTATAACATCGTGCTGATCTCTTTGCGTAGATGCTACATTAAATTTGCAATTCTTCATAAAAgtaatagaaatatttttttcagttacaGAAGCTTATTTAAATG
The window above is part of the Mytilus edulis chromosome 6, xbMytEdul2.2, whole genome shotgun sequence genome. Proteins encoded here:
- the LOC139528549 gene encoding multiple epidermal growth factor-like domains protein 10 isoform X2, whose translation is MVKHRCSFSLLLLLIVSDLTSGLSITDDHTCSKYIRRKKPDGQYYKHIETTCCPDFMEVDNRCLECPAGYYGQNCSHPCLDNTYGQLCKLTCNCTVEELCNPKAGCKCKAGFTGPKCDKECSAGFYGPSCIYDCECSKTSVCNKKTGECTCDRGWIGNHCDNKCASGYYGIECANRCSCSANHQCHHMTGDCHCETGKQGSHCNETCDAGKYGLNCLQLCSCQDCNPVDGVCQQVDNDGISVGIIVGTVVGILVLVVSLIIIIMLKCRTNSSDRHQLQQKKRGDCSSNYYEDIDDYAEIPDSKLHPNYPYSYADSNDVKPPIKERIPTTKRKTNQYLSLTEAQRLSKLSATSGELKSHGGSTDYLNPYTGLLKDAKCASYQDINKEKQERKSSSESIQSQSGYVKIASGTTETKDDNKRQCNDYTDAPPSTRYSNGSDLDRLTTESRIEKGISIQSGLYLKMNSTLKREAQTEADKRTLNIDVKGSQTNGFLPKITVISQSGSTETLNIKNQ
- the LOC139528549 gene encoding multiple epidermal growth factor-like domains protein 10 isoform X3 translates to MNSKFYLSMILISMCEKYVKTTVTGNHTCGNYKFRKKPDGQYYKHIETTCCPDFMEVDNRCLECPAGYYGQNCSHPCLDNTYGQLCKLTCNCTVEELCNPKAGCKCKAGFTGPKCDKECSAGFYGPSCIYDCECSKTSVCNKKTGECTCDRGWIGNHCDNKCASGYYGIECANRCSCSANHQCHHMTGDCHCETGKQGSHCNETCDAGKYGLNCLQLCSCQDCNPVDGVCQQVDNDGISVGIIVGTVVGILVLVVSLIIIIMLKCRTNSSDRHQLQQKKRGDCSSNYYEDIDDYAEIPDSKLHPNYPYSYADSNDVKPPIKERIPTTKRKTNQYLSLTEAQRLSKLSATSGELKSHGGSTDYLNPYTGLLKDAKCASYQDINKEKQERKSSSESIQSQSGYVKIASGTTETKDDNKRQCNDYTDAPPSTRYSNGSDLDRLTTESRIEKGISIQSGLYLKMNSTLKREAQTEADKRTLNIDVKGSQTNGFLPKITVISQSGSTETLNIKNQ
- the LOC139528549 gene encoding multiple epidermal growth factor-like domains protein 10 isoform X1, which encodes MVKDICSFLLLLFIFGNDVTIGLSAEDNYTCPRYKSRKKPDGQYYKHIETTCCPDFMEVDNRCLECPAGYYGQNCSHPCLDNTYGQLCKLTCNCTVEELCNPKAGCKCKAGFTGPKCDKECSAGFYGPSCIYDCECSKTSVCNKKTGECTCDRGWIGNHCDNKCASGYYGIECANRCSCSANHQCHHMTGDCHCETGKQGSHCNETCDAGKYGLNCLQLCSCQDCNPVDGVCQQVDNDGISVGIIVGTVVGILVLVVSLIIIIMLKCRTNSSDRHQLQQKKRGDCSSNYYEDIDDYAEIPDSKLHPNYPYSYADSNDVKPPIKERIPTTKRKTNQYLSLTEAQRLSKLSATSGELKSHGGSTDYLNPYTGLLKDAKCASYQDINKEKQERKSSSESIQSQSGYVKIASGTTETKDDNKRQCNDYTDAPPSTRYSNGSDLDRLTTESRIEKGISIQSGLYLKMNSTLKREAQTEADKRTLNIDVKGSQTNGFLPKITVISQSGSTETLNIKNQ